Proteins found in one Zea mays cultivar B73 chromosome 1, Zm-B73-REFERENCE-NAM-5.0, whole genome shotgun sequence genomic segment:
- the LOC103640144 gene encoding uncharacterized protein: MHAINRITSIVNHKSINLSNSDSSCSCVHGLGASSNHASREAPRQHLAVFDAVAAGAAQIQRSTRCGGDSGLAAACKVSARGATRVQGRRGGRCCRGWDAHTRFEPDDECDEATLATGRPWGQQRHGMLSMDDEGASEVLQKRSVLLLQKAGR, encoded by the exons ATGCATGCCATCAATCGAATCACATCAATAGTAAATCATAAATccatcaacctgtcaaactcggaTTCGAGTTGCTCATGCGTCCACGGTTTAGGCGCTTCATCGAACCATGCGTCGCGCGAGGCGCCGCGGCAACATCTAG CAGTATTTGATGCCGTAGCAGCTGGGGCTGCACAGATCCAGCGAAGCACGCGATGCGGAGGGGATTCGGGACTTGCTGCTGCGTGCAAGGTCTCGGCTCGGGGAGCAACGCGAGTACAAGGCCGCCGCGGGGGTCGATGCTGTCGCGGATGGGATGCGCACACCCGATTCGAGCCCGACGACGAGTGCGACGAGGCAACTCTCGCAACAGGTAGACCATGGGGGCAGCAGCGCCATGGGATGTTGTCGATGGACGATGAGGGCGCCAGCGAGGTGCTTCAGAAGAGGAGTGTGCTGCTCCTACAGAAGGCTGGGCGCTGA